A genomic window from Candidatus Krumholzibacteriia bacterium includes:
- a CDS encoding glycosyltransferase, protein MRVLVVTNLFPSAGQPRRGLFNFQQLLALAAADAVHVVCPSPELPGGALLRRLRGRPAVARETHAGIRVDYPRYPYLPRVGQGVHDRLFEYGARRTVAEAMAAFHPGALLATWSYPDVVAAARLAREHGLPLVAKVHGTDVNDYFRMPRRRALIVDALMRAQAVVAVSAALAERIREAGIRPERIHTIPNGVDTARFAPRDRSAARATLGLAPNAPLVLFVGNLKPVKAIDTLIRAFAVVARARADAALVIAGSGPLDGPLRALARQLGLGGVVRFTGGQSPEAIATWMNAADVLCLPSLSEGMPNVVLEAGASGLPVVATRVGGIPEIVREGVTGLLVAPSDPAALAEALASALSRAWAPQAVRAAAGPVSWDESAARLHEVLVAAAGKPGAT, encoded by the coding sequence ATGCGCGTCCTGGTGGTCACAAACCTGTTTCCCAGCGCCGGGCAACCGCGCCGCGGTCTGTTCAACTTTCAGCAGTTGCTCGCGCTGGCCGCCGCCGACGCGGTGCACGTGGTGTGCCCGTCCCCGGAACTGCCGGGCGGCGCCTTGCTGCGCCGCTTGCGCGGCCGGCCTGCCGTTGCGCGGGAGACGCACGCGGGGATTCGCGTCGATTATCCCCGCTACCCGTACCTGCCGCGCGTGGGTCAGGGCGTGCACGACCGCCTGTTCGAATACGGAGCCCGGCGCACCGTGGCCGAGGCGATGGCGGCGTTCCACCCGGGCGCGCTGCTGGCCACATGGAGTTACCCCGATGTTGTGGCCGCCGCCCGGCTGGCGAGGGAACACGGGCTGCCGCTGGTGGCGAAGGTGCACGGCACGGATGTGAATGATTATTTTCGGATGCCGCGGCGGCGGGCGCTGATCGTTGATGCCCTCATGCGCGCGCAGGCGGTGGTGGCGGTGAGCGCGGCCCTCGCGGAACGCATCCGCGAGGCCGGGATCCGGCCGGAGCGGATTCACACCATTCCCAACGGCGTCGACACCGCGCGCTTTGCTCCGCGCGACCGCTCCGCCGCACGCGCGACGCTCGGGCTGGCACCGAATGCTCCGCTGGTTCTCTTCGTCGGGAATCTCAAACCGGTCAAGGCGATCGATACGCTGATCCGCGCGTTCGCGGTGGTGGCGCGGGCGCGTGCGGACGCCGCGCTGGTGATCGCCGGCAGCGGGCCGCTCGACGGGCCGTTGCGCGCGCTGGCCCGGCAGCTGGGACTGGGCGGCGTCGTGCGCTTCACGGGCGGACAATCCCCGGAAGCGATCGCGACATGGATGAACGCGGCCGATGTCCTGTGTCTCCCGAGCCTGTCCGAGGGCATGCCCAACGTCGTGCTGGAAGCGGGTGCATCGGGGTTGCCGGTGGTGGCAACACGGGTGGGAGGGATCCCCGAGATCGTCCGCGAGGGCGTCACCGGACTGCTCGTGGCGCCATCGGACCCGGCCGCCCTCGCCGAGGCTCTTGCGTCGGCGCTGTCGCGCGCCTGGGCCCCGCAGGCGGTGCGCGCCGCCGCGGGACCCGTGTCATGGGATGAGAGCGCGGCCCGCCTGCACGAGGTGCTGGTGGCGGCGGCGGGGAAGCCGGGTGCCACGTGA